GGTAATCACATACCATGGGATATGTTATCGTCTTGACGCGGTAGAACTGTCTATGGGAATTGCAAAGGACGCGGCTACGAAGGCATCGCAGATGAAGATGCGTGCTGAAGAGGGAATGGCGTCAGCTTATCAAGAGTCGATTGTCGTGGCGAGGGAAATTGCCGGGGAGGCGGAGAGAAAAAGACTACTAGCAGAAAAGGAGCTGGCGGAAACAAGGGAGAAAGCGGCTGCAGATGCCAAAGCTCGGAAAGAAGCGGAGGAAGAAATGAGACGGAGGGccgaaagggaaagagcggaaaaagaggaagctgTCGCTAGGGCGGAGCGAAtgggaaaaaaggggaaaacagtAGCCGAAGTTGTGGTGAAGGCTGAACATGATCAAAAGGCAAAAGACGGTGCAAGTGACATCAGCAGCCGGAGAATCGGATCCCTATGGAGTCCATTGCGCGACCTTTGGTTAATACTTCCTGCCGCCTCGCTGTGTTTATGGACTCAATGAAAGAAACTTATAGGACTGTTGAAATTCACACGAACACGTCATATGATACGAACTCTACAGTCAAGCGATTTGAATTGTGCCGCACCTCTCCCGGTGCGTGCCCTCAATATTTCTATTGGTATTCACCTAGCCTTCGTTAAGGGTGAATCCGGTAACGTATAATTTTTGCTTTATAAAGGGAAGATGAAGGGAACTTATTAGTGTGAATAAAGCGGGTGACGGAGGGCTCCCTCAGTGTTTATCCGATTACGATGTGAATGTTATTTGTCTTCCTCAAGTGAAGTTTGGTGTCGTGATACAGTTGGAACATGCCATTGGTTGCGCGACATGatgttttgctgctgtttcttttaaaaagaaaaaaaaacaaagtattgacaacaacaataataataataatagagtGAATAGATACGCGATGGAAAGGAGGATGGAGGCGGTTGCTGTCATCCCACGCCTAAACACTATGCGCTGTTCGTCACCTGCATGGTTAACAACCCCGTGACTTATCTCATAACATCCCATTCCGACACAGCATTCGTTCCCGTAAgcgaagtttttttttcccccttcaatGTGCTTTTGCGAGGCGATTATCCTTAAGGAAGATCCACGTATGTGTTTATGTATTTTCGTATTCATGAATTTGTGTACTTATATATTCGCACaagtaaaatgaaggaaCAACTGTTTTTGTCTcatattgttttcttttttgttttgttttcaatggGAGGACGGTTCTCTTCATTGGGGGAAACCCCGTTTGGAATTTTAACGGGGAAGCGGTTTAGGGCCAATAAAACCGTCTAATGTTGATGAACTTTCCACACATTAAGAAATTTCGTACCACAATCAGCACCTGCTTCTGTTTCTTGCATTGCGGCTTGTAAAGTTGCTGGTGACGCAGTAAagtggaaataaataaataaacataaataaaattctGCAGCGTGGAGGGGGAACATATGATTTATTATGAGAATGTGTGTTCTCGAATATGAATCTCCTTTTTTAtccttgtgtgtttttgctattttttcttttatcaaGTACCCAACACAGTTGATAGGCTGTTCGTACCGCTGCGTCCGaagtaaaaaattttttattttttatttttcctttgaacAGTAATAACGATAGCAGCAGCTATAGCACCGACCATCAccactaataataatattattgttgttgttattgttgccgcCCCTTCAAATATTATCGGCATTACGTGTGAATAATGAAAGCCCGTTCCTCCCGCCCAGTGACAACAATAACGGTGACATCAGAAGAAACCATTCAAACGCACAATGCACGTGATACCCCACGGACATTTGAGtacaaaaccaaaaggaaTGTACTCATGCGAAGGTTGGAGGAAATGCGAAATGCGTTGgaagaagataataataataataataaaggatcACGTGTGAAACTTTGTTATTATGATATTACATTTAATTGCAGGGATCCCGTCGATGTTACTGTTATGAGTGGCTTTCAGAGATTTGAGGGACTCGGGGACACATTAAGCGGACACATGAAATGCGAAGAAGATGACAGGCACAAATTTGTGGGGTTAATTAAAGAAATTATTCAATTGGATGTGAGTCACCGCGCGAGGAATATGGACAAAAGTGAAATTGCGGTAGTGAGGATTGCAGCAAACTTCAAGGAACTTAACAGCACCTTCACGAGAAGCGCGGCAACACTCCTTTGAGTACAGCTGTTGTTTGCCtgcttgtttattttgttgttgttgttttcttttttcattttccaccTTCAACATTACCAACTCCAATCCTCCACCCGTGTCGTTGCCGCAACCCCTTCAGCAttcaaaatttaaaaaaaaaaaagaaacatatataagcgtgcgtgtgtgtctgAGTAATTGGATATTGCATTTTTGACATCCGTTCTATTCAAAAAAGGAACCTGACAAAACAAGCGCATACCGTTTTCctgcataatttttttttctatttatgTACTCATACATGCGCTTACTAACACTAAGCGAGATGAAAGATATCATATCATGTGATGCGGTGCAAGTtgtggcattttttttttttaattttttacttGCACTTCAATAACAGGACGATAAACGGAAGTGAGGTACGTCAAGACAAGCCAAGTGTGTCGAAGAAATTTATCAGCAGAAGTCGTTTCGGCATGCATTTACGCAtatttttatgtttatgCATATAATATAAAAGCATATTCATATACTCATTGGTTTATTATGAGCGTGGTGTAATGGTGAGTGTCATTCAAACATTTACACTATACACTTCTTTTACGTTTCATTGGTGCACTAACATTAAAAGTGGGAGTGCCCAGATGAAAGATATTTGGCTGAATATTTATCCCGCCACGTAGCGCATAAATAAACagacatatatttttataaatACAAATTTATCGACGCAATGCAACCGGAGCACCACGGTGGCCCCTACGAGTTATATGCCCACTTCtcctcaaagaaaaaatattttatcttttttttttcattttattttcctttttacacCTGTGCTGGGAAACTAAACGTATGTCccgtagtttttttttttatgtacgTGTAGGGGA
This region of Trypanosoma brucei gambiense DAL972 chromosome 10, complete sequence genomic DNA includes:
- a CDS encoding T. brucei spp.-specific protein, which translates into the protein MKARSSRPVTTITVTSEETIQTHNARDTPRTFEYKTKRNVLMRRLEEMRNALEEDNNNNNKGSRVKLCYYDITFNCRDPVDVTVMSGFQRFEGLGDTLSGHMKCEEDDRHKFVGLIKEIIQLDVSHRARNMDKSEIAVVRIAANFKELNSTFTRSAATLL